From candidate division KSB1 bacterium, the proteins below share one genomic window:
- a CDS encoding dicarboxylate/amino acid:cation symporter, with amino-acid sequence MSTPRIPLHHKILLGLAIGTFGGAAASFLWPGAPALDWTVRYVARPVGQIFLRMLLMVVVPLIFTTLVLGVTGLGDLKRLGRMGARSLIFFVVTTAGAAIFGLIIVNVLRPGDVISPDLRRTLVETFSTEADAIVGVAGSDLSISTFVNIVPSNPITAAAQGDLLAVIFFTLVFGVAVTRLPKEFAEPLVRFLEALARTILVMVGFAMKLAPVGVAALTFAVTAQFGFDILAPLALYTAAVLGGLVLHQFGVLALIAKGLGGVQLRSFYRTIRFPMLTAFSTASSSATLPTTIRAAEQGLGVPREVSGFVLPLGATLNMNGTALFEGVTILFLAQAFGIELGLATQGLVVVMAVLTAISAAGIPSGSIPLIVVILMSVGVPGEAIALIMGVEPLLGMARTSTNVTGDLVASVVVTRSEGMRLTNIGK; translated from the coding sequence ATGAGCACACCACGCATCCCCCTTCACCACAAGATCCTTCTGGGCCTCGCCATCGGAACGTTTGGCGGCGCCGCCGCAAGCTTCCTCTGGCCCGGCGCTCCCGCGCTCGACTGGACCGTTCGCTACGTCGCGCGTCCGGTGGGGCAGATCTTTCTCCGTATGCTCCTGATGGTGGTCGTTCCCCTGATCTTCACCACCCTCGTCCTCGGCGTGACCGGACTCGGCGACCTCAAGCGGCTCGGCCGGATGGGCGCCAGGTCTCTGATCTTCTTCGTCGTCACCACGGCCGGCGCCGCCATATTCGGATTGATCATCGTGAACGTCTTGCGTCCGGGTGACGTGATCTCACCGGACCTCCGGAGAACACTCGTCGAGACGTTTTCCACCGAGGCGGATGCAATTGTCGGTGTGGCCGGGAGTGATCTCTCCATCTCTACGTTCGTCAACATCGTGCCGAGCAACCCCATCACTGCCGCGGCCCAGGGGGATCTGTTGGCCGTCATCTTCTTCACCTTGGTGTTTGGCGTCGCAGTGACTCGGCTGCCCAAAGAGTTCGCGGAGCCGTTGGTACGATTTCTCGAAGCACTGGCCCGAACCATTCTCGTGATGGTGGGGTTTGCGATGAAGCTGGCGCCGGTGGGTGTCGCGGCCCTGACGTTCGCGGTCACGGCACAGTTCGGCTTCGACATTCTGGCGCCGTTGGCATTGTACACGGCAGCAGTCTTGGGCGGCCTCGTACTGCACCAGTTCGGAGTGCTCGCCTTGATTGCAAAAGGACTGGGTGGCGTGCAGCTCAGAAGCTTTTATCGGACGATTCGGTTTCCGATGCTGACCGCGTTTTCCACGGCCAGTTCGAGTGCCACGCTACCGACGACGATTCGGGCGGCGGAGCAGGGACTTGGGGTGCCGCGGGAGGTGAGCGGCTTCGTCCTTCCCCTCGGCGCAACGTTGAACATGAACGGGACAGCACTCTTCGAAGGCGTGACCATCTTGTTTCTGGCTCAGGCGTTTGGAATCGAGTTGGGATTGGCAACGCAGGGGCTTGTGGTGGTGATGGCGGTGCTCACGGCAATCAGTGCCGCGGGGATTCCCAGCGGATCGATTCCGTTGATTGTGGTGATTCTGATGTCGGTGGGGGTGCCGGGAGAGGCGATCGCGTTGATCATGGGGGTGGAGCCGTTGCTTGGGATGGCTAGGACGTCGACCAATGTCACAGGGGATTTGGTGGCGTCTGTGGTTGTGACCCGTTCAGAGGGAATGAGGTTGACGAACATCGGAAAGTGA